In one window of Poriferisphaera corsica DNA:
- a CDS encoding PEP-CTERM sorting domain-containing protein produces MKTTTSAFALFSILAASNLNAAIEDQNLNDNLNFNVYASVNISDITAWNGGSAGAQNFTPARVAYDGSANLYIACWDNDWSTTNLSSIIKVENATTNPQASLTAMQYNINAGSPLTSLDYHNGNLIAAYAINPYAFDHADSYITSFNTATESINWSYVGDGSNVGHQPTSGAAYNPAAQATSFFSMGYTFYNIDDQGAVTHTTTPSLKTQDRPTGLLALDFDSQGNAAYLDYSLTQGNGALTYAAYDSDTNSYATQTIFTFTGTDANYSNNGYDLALINIDGSDPLFALSLVPGTTATTSTGITLNDSAVYILDIAGNLTAASAHGWANVHGVDFINDTLVVTNAHSETIEFINISVPEPASLALFSLTAIPLLTRRKRQL; encoded by the coding sequence ATGAAAACCACCACTTCCGCCTTCGCATTATTCAGCATACTTGCAGCATCCAACCTGAATGCTGCGATTGAAGATCAGAACCTCAACGACAATCTCAACTTCAACGTCTACGCCAGTGTCAATATCAGCGACATCACCGCATGGAACGGCGGGTCAGCCGGTGCACAAAATTTCACACCAGCCCGCGTCGCATACGACGGCTCAGCAAACCTCTACATCGCATGCTGGGACAATGATTGGTCCACCACCAACCTCTCTTCCATCATCAAAGTCGAAAACGCGACCACCAACCCCCAAGCCTCACTCACCGCCATGCAATACAACATCAACGCAGGCTCACCTCTCACCTCACTCGACTACCACAACGGCAACCTCATCGCCGCATACGCCATCAATCCATATGCATTCGATCACGCCGATTCATATATCACATCTTTCAATACAGCCACCGAATCCATCAACTGGTCTTACGTCGGAGACGGCTCAAACGTCGGCCATCAACCCACAAGCGGCGCCGCCTACAACCCTGCCGCCCAAGCGACTTCATTCTTCTCCATGGGCTACACCTTCTACAACATCGATGATCAAGGTGCCGTCACACATACAACCACACCATCACTCAAAACCCAAGACCGCCCCACAGGCCTGCTCGCCCTTGATTTCGACTCGCAAGGCAATGCCGCCTATCTCGACTACTCCCTCACACAAGGTAATGGCGCACTCACTTACGCAGCCTACGACAGCGACACCAACTCATACGCAACGCAAACCATCTTCACCTTCACAGGCACGGACGCGAACTACTCCAATAACGGCTACGACCTCGCTCTTATCAATATTGATGGCAGCGATCCACTCTTTGCACTATCCCTCGTCCCCGGCACAACCGCTACAACCAGTACAGGCATCACGCTCAACGACTCTGCCGTCTACATCCTCGACATCGCCGGCAACCTCACCGCAGCCTCCGCACACGGCTGGGCCAACGTTCATGGCGTCGACTTCATCAATGACACACTCGTCGTCACCAACGCACACAGCGAAACCATCGAGTTCATCAACATCTCAGTCCCAGAACCCGCATCACTTGCCTTATTCTCACTCACCGCCATACCCCTTCTCACCCGCCGCAAGAGACAGCTTTAA